CCGGGACGTAGCGGTCCACCAATTCGATCTTGACCACGCTCTTGGCCGACTTATAACCCCACAGATAGGGACAGAACCCACGGACAGGTCCTCCGTAATCCTCTTCTAAAAGCTCTCCGTCGAACTCGTAGGCGAGGAGGGTCTTCTCCCTGAGGGCCACTTCCATGGGGAGGGAGGTATCGTAGATCATTCGATAAGACCAGAAGCGGACGTATCGGGCCCTGGAGTCGACCTGAACCGCATCCAGCAGGTCCGATATCTTTATCCCTCCCCACTTTCCTCGGACGGAGAAGCGCGTCACGCTCGTGAGCCTGGCATCGGCGATCGACTTGGGAAAGGCCATCAAATCCTCCCAGGTGAAGCGTTTGGGAAGGCTGCAGAGACCTGTCACCTCGACTGTCCAGCTCTTCCGGTCGAGCCTTCCCGGGTGGCCCTCCGCCCAGAAGATCGGTGTCCTCAATTCCTTCAACCTGCTCATGCGAACCTCCTCTTTTGAAGCCTTTTGGAACGACCCTTGATAGAAGCCCCCTTTTTCTTGACGGGAAGCTTCACCACATTTTGAAAATGGCGAACCACATAGTAGGCATCCACCTCGACCTTCAGCAGTGCACAAGTGGGGGAGGAGACAAACTCTTTGAGGTAGGGGTGTTTGGCCAGATAGAGTTTTTGAAAGCGGACCCTCTCTCTGCCCTCCGTCTCTTTGACCACCCCGGTCGCGGTCACCGCCGCCGCCTGATAAAAATCGGCCTCCTGGTTCGATCGATTGTCCACGACCATGGCGATCCTCGGGTTACTGGAGATGTTGTCATATTTCCGGGTGGCCCGGGTGGTTGCAAAGAGGAGGTGCCTCAGGTCACGGGTCGCGGCAAAAGCGACCAGGCTTCCGTAGGGTTGCTTTTCGCTCTGGGTGGCCAGAACGGCCAGCCGTTGCGTCGAAAAGAGATCCTTCAAAAAGGATTTCAGCGTCCCGGTCTTTTCCATCTGAACCTCCCTCATCCTCTTTCGAGAAAATTCTCGGCAACCGTCAGATGTCGTTTCATCCTTCTCCTGCCCATTCGATCAATCCGATCTTTACGCTTCTTCGACCCGAGGATTCGATTCGGAGGAGGGCCATGCTGGGATGGAAACCCCCATGGGAATCTTCTTCCGGTTCTCGGGATCGAAGCTCCACTTCCCCCCGATGGGCCTGTCCCCTTCGAGCAGGATCTTCAACCTCTTTCTCTGGGCCATGTAGAAGCGGGTCATGGAGAAATGACCGGCCCCTTTGAAAAAGCTGAGGAGCCACTCCTCGGGGGTGAGAGATGCCGGGCTGGGTAATCGGTGAAGGCCCATCCGTCCCTTTCGGGCCTCTTGCTTCAACCCTTCTTCGAGCCCCCTGTCCACCGGGTCCACAAACCAGATCTCTTCGACCTTCTTTTGGCGAAGGGACTTAAAAAGATCCTCTCGAAAATCGAGGGAGTGGAGGCGATAACCTTGCGCCTCAAGCCTTTTCTTATAGGCCTGCATCGAGGCCCGGTGGAGCAGAAGTTTTTTCTTGTGGAATTTGAGGGGGATCGCCCCTCCGAAGAAGAAGCAAGGGGCCTCCACCAAAAAGATCTCCCTCTCCTTCGAGAGGACGGGAGAGGATTTAAAAAGTTGATGGGGGAAGATGAGGGCGGCCTGCTTCATGAGATGTCCCTTTGCGGCCAAAGCTTCCGTTTCAGTCTGTAAAACGAAAGCGCCAGAGCGCAATGACGAAGAAAAAAGACGCAAACCCAAGAAGAATGGAGACCTCCGGGAGAACGGCGTTGACCCCAAGGCCCCTCAGGATCACATCGTGATATCCGGCCAACGCCCAGGCGTGAGGGGTAAAGAGAGAAAGCGTCTTCATCCAATCCGGCATGATAAAAGAGGGCACCATCAGCCCCCCCAGGGCCGACAGGCTCACCGCCAGGAGCACTGAGAGGCCATTGACCTGAGCTTCGGTTCGGCCCAGCGCGGCCACGAAGAGCCCCATTCCATTGGCGGAGGCCGCAAGGGCCAGGGAGACGAGGATCAAAGCGGGGAGGGATCCGATCCGGATCCCGAAGATCAAGACCCCGATGCAGAACATCAAGGCCGTTTGAATCAAGTTGACGAGATAGTAGGGAAGAAGTTTTCCGATGAGGAGTGTGGCCTTGGAAAGGGGGGCGGAGAGAATTCTCTGAAAGGTGCCGTCCTGCTTCTCTTTCAAGAAACTGGAGGCCAAGGTCAGGACGATGAAGAAGACCCCAAATATGGTGTAGGCCGGGACATTCTGTTCGATCGCTGTGGGACGCCGCTCGAACCGATACGATTTGGGGAAGGTATGGATCACCTTCACCCTCGAGGGCCGAATTTCACCCCCGAGGGGAAGAGAGGTCCCGCCCCTGGAGGGGAAAGGCGCTAAAAAGGCCCGTTGCTCGATCACACCTGCGATGGTTCCTTTAACCGTGGCCAGCAGTTGAGCATTCATGGCCGGATCGCTCAAGAGACGAACGGTCGCCTCTCTCCTTCCGGAGCCCTCCCCCCTCTCCATCACCGTTTCCGTGAACCCCTCTGGAAAGAGGAGTGCTAAGGGATAGATCCTCTGCTCGATGAGGTCTTCCGCGATCTCCGAGGTCAGGGGTCTGCCCTCGTGAGTCTCCATCAGGACAAACCCTTCGATGCGTTTGAGGTCGACGATGGCTTGGTCTGCCAGTGGGCAACCCGGTTGACGAACGACCAGGATGCGGATCGGGTG
The sequence above is drawn from the Thermodesulfobacteriota bacterium genome and encodes:
- a CDS encoding pyridoxamine 5'-phosphate oxidase family protein → MEKTGTLKSFLKDLFSTQRLAVLATQSEKQPYGSLVAFAATRDLRHLLFATTRATRKYDNISSNPRIAMVVDNRSNQEADFYQAAAVTATGVVKETEGRERVRFQKLYLAKHPYLKEFVSSPTCALLKVEVDAYYVVRHFQNVVKLPVKKKGASIKGRSKRLQKRRFA
- a CDS encoding molybdopterin-dependent oxidoreductase; this encodes MSRLKELRTPIFWAEGHPGRLDRKSWTVEVTGLCSLPKRFTWEDLMAFPKSIADARLTSVTRFSVRGKWGGIKISDLLDAVQVDSRARYVRFWSYRMIYDTSLPMEVALREKTLLAYEFDGELLEEDYGGPVRGFCPYLWGYKSAKSVVKIELVDRYVPGYWEQRGYPDEALITAGMVRDMNEGGRLRPIPDGEVIRFLDE
- a CDS encoding cryptochrome/photolyase family protein, with amino-acid sequence MKQAALIFPHQLFKSSPVLSKEREIFLVEAPCFFFGGAIPLKFHKKKLLLHRASMQAYKKRLEAQGYRLHSLDFREDLFKSLRQKKVEEIWFVDPVDRGLEEGLKQEARKGRMGLHRLPSPASLTPEEWLLSFFKGAGHFSMTRFYMAQRKRLKILLEGDRPIGGKWSFDPENRKKIPMGVSIPAWPSSESNPRVEEA
- a CDS encoding ABC transporter permease → MIDRVMAITLKEWKVLLRDRQALALLFIMPIFFILVMSFALEGVFEAGSKSHPIRILVVRQPGCPLADQAIVDLKRIEGFVLMETHEGRPLTSEIAEDLIEQRIYPLALLFPEGFTETVMERGEGSGRREATVRLLSDPAMNAQLLATVKGTIAGVIEQRAFLAPFPSRGGTSLPLGGEIRPSRVKVIHTFPKSYRFERRPTAIEQNVPAYTIFGVFFIVLTLASSFLKEKQDGTFQRILSAPLSKATLLIGKLLPYYLVNLIQTALMFCIGVLIFGIRIGSLPALILVSLALAASANGMGLFVAALGRTEAQVNGLSVLLAVSLSALGGLMVPSFIMPDWMKTLSLFTPHAWALAGYHDVILRGLGVNAVLPEVSILLGFASFFFVIALWRFRFTD